In Gossypium hirsutum isolate 1008001.06 chromosome D06, Gossypium_hirsutum_v2.1, whole genome shotgun sequence, one genomic interval encodes:
- the LOC107901179 gene encoding protein unc-13 homolog isoform X2, translated as MSGRLRDRSSSQAKRHSHHQTTTTVAAAAAMPNFLTETLPCPFGELATNLSDSALRETAYEILVGACRSTGGKPLTYISQSERNSERTATPTLTSTASLQRSLTSTAASKVKKALGLRSSGRKKVSGESDSERVKKAVTIGEMLRVQMGISEQTDSRVRRALLRVAAAQLGRRIESVVLPLEMLQQLKPSDFPNQGEYEAWQRRNLKLLEAGLLLHPLLPLDKTDAAPQRLRQIIRGALEKPLETGKNNESMQALRSIVLSLACRTFDGSASETIHWADGFPLNLRIYQMLLEACFDVNDETSVIEEVDEVLELIKKTWVVLGMNQMLHNLCFLWILFNRYVATGEVEGDLLFAANNLLMEVEKDSKSMKDPNYSKILSSTLSAILGWAEKRLLAYHNYFHSDNTELLECVVSVGVLSAKIMVEDISHEYRKKRKEFDVAHERVDTYIRSSLRTAFFQIMEKVKSSKRSSNKNQQNQLPFLSILAQDVSTLAFSEKAIFSPILKRWHPLSAGVAVATLHSCYGNELKQFVFSIGELTPDILQVLRAAEKLEKDLVQIAVENSVDSEDGGKSIIREMPPYEAESVVSNLVKSWIKTRLDRLKEWVDRNLQQEVWDPRANKERFAPSSVEVLRIVDEALEAFFLLPISIHAALLPDLTNGIDRCLQHYISKAKSGCGTRSTFVPSMPALTRCSSRSKVSGVFKKKEKFQKAQSRKSQVGTTNGNGSFGIPQLYCRINTLQHIRTELDVLAKRTIVHLRSSESHNNNIANGTGKAFELSAAACLEGIQQLCEATAYKVIFQDLSHVLWDGLYVGEVSSSRIEPFLKELEHYLEVLSLTVHDRVRTRVITEVMKASFDGFLLVLLAGGPARAFSLQDYETIAEDFKFLTDLFWSNGDGLPADLIQKFSTTVKAILPLFHTETDSLIEQFKYMTAESYGSSAKSKLPLPPTSGQWSPTEPNTLLRVLCYRSDETAAKFLKKTYNLPKKL; from the exons ATGTCGGGTAGATTAAGGGATAGAAGTTCCAGCCAAGCCAAACGACACAGCCATCATCAAACGACGACCACGGTGGCGGCGGCGGCGGCAATGCCTAATTTCTTGACCGAGACGCTGCCGTGTCCTTTCGGGGAGTTGGCGACGAATTTGTCGGATTCGGCGCTCCGTGAGACGGCTTATGAGATTCTGGTTGGAGCTTGTCGGAGTACCGGTGGGAAGCCTTTGACTTACATATCGCAGTCGGAGAGGAACTCGGAAAGGACGGCAACGCCGACTCTGACGTCGACAGCGTCGTTGCAAAGGTCGTTGACATCGACGGCGGCGAGTAAGGTGAAGAAGGCTTTGGGATTGAGATCGTCTGGGAGAAAGAAAGTGAGTGGTGAGTCGGACTCGGAACGAGTCAAAAAGGCGGTTACAATTGGAGAGATGTTGAGGGTTCAGATGGGAATTTCAGAGCAAACGGATTCCAGGGTTAGAAGAGCTCTTTTGAGAGTTGCCGCTGCTCAG CTTGGAAGACGGATAGAGTCAGTAGTGTTGCCACTTGAGATGTTGCAGCAACTCAAGCCTTCGGATTTTCCGAATCAAGGAGAATATGAAGCTTGGCAAAGGAGAAATCTGAAGCTTCTTGAAGCTGGATTACTATTGCATCCTCTCTTGCCACTGGACAAGACCGACGCTGCTCCGCAGCGACTACGACAGATCATTCGTGGAGCCCTCGAGAAGCCCTTGGAGACTGGAAAAAACAATGAATCAATGCAAGCACTCCGGAGCATTGTTTTATCTCTTGCTTGTAGAACCTTTGATGGGTCTGCTTCTGAGACTATCCACTGGGCAGATGGATTCCCATTGAATCTCAGAATTTACCAAATGCTGTTAGAAGCTTGTTTTGATGTTAATGATGAAACATCGGTTATTGAAGAAGTTGATGAGGTTCTTGAACTCATAAAAAAGACTTGGGTAGTCCTTGGAATGAATCAGATGCTGCATAATCTTTGTTTCTTGTGGATATTGTTTAACCGTTATGTGGCTACTGGTGAAGTGGAAGGGGATCTATTGTTTGCTGCCAATAATCTGTTGATGGAAGTTGAAAAGGATTCAAAGTCCATGAAAGATCCCAATTACTCCAAGATATTGAGTTCTACTTTGAGTGCAATCTTAGGTTGGGCGGAGAAAAGGCTTCTTGCCTACCACAATTATTTTCATAGTGATAACACTGAGTTATTGGAATGTGTTGTTTCTGTGGGAGTTCTATCAGCAAAGATAATGGTAGAAGATATCTCGCATGAGTACCgtaaaaaaagaaaggaatttGATGTGGCTCATGAGAGAGTTGATACATACATACGATCATCACTGCGCACTGCTTTTTTTCAG ATAATGGAGAAGGTGAAGTCTAGCAAACGCTCATCTAATAAGAACCAGCAAAATCAGCTTCCTTTCCTTTCCATCCTTGCACAAGATGTCAGTACACTGGCTTTCAGTGAGAAGGCAATTTTTAGTCCAATATTAAAGAGGTGGCATCCTCTTTCGGCCGGTGTGGCTGTAGCAACTCTTCATTCCTGCTATGGGAATGAGCTGAAGCAATTTGTTTTCAGCATTGGTGAATTGACACCGGATATATTACAAGTGCTAAGAGCTGCAGAAAAATTGGAGAAAGATCTTGTGCAGATCGCGGTTGAAAACTCAGTGGACAGTGAGGATGGCGGAAAGTCAATCATAAGGGAGATGCCTCCTTACGAGGCTGAATCTGTAGTCTCCAATCTGGTGAAATCATGGATAAAGACTAGATTAGACAGACTGAAGGAATGGGTTGACAGGAATCTACAACAAGAG GTATGGGATCCGCGAGCGAATAAAGAACGATTTGCTCCCTCTTCTGTTGAAGTTTTGCGAATTGTAGATGAAGCTTTGGAAGCATTCTTTTTGTTACCAATATCTATACATGCAGCATTGCTTCCTGATTTAACCAATGGTATCGATAGATGTCTTCAACATTATATATCAAAGGCAAAGTCTGGCTGTG GGACCCGGAGTACTTTTGTTCCCTCAATGCCTGCTTTGACTCGATGTTCATCACGGTCAAAAGTTTCGGGTGTATTTAAGAAAAAGGAGAAGTTTCAAAAGGCACAGAGCAGGAAATCTCAGGTTGGGACCACAAATGGTAATGGCTCGTTCGGGATTCCCCAGCTATACTGTCGCATTAATACTCTTCAGCATATTCGAACGGAGTTGGATGTCTTGGCAAAACGGACAATTGTGCATCTTAGAAGTTCTGAATCTCATAACAACAATATTGCCAATGGGACGGGGAAAGCATTCGAACTTTCAGCTGCTGCTTGTTTGGAAGGGATACAACAACTGTGTGAGGCAACTGCATATAAGGTCATCTTCCAGGATCTAAGTCATGTCCTCTGGGATGGGCTGTATGTTGGGGAAGTTTCATCATCTAGAATTGAACCTTTTCTTAAGGAGCTCGAGCACTATTTGGAGGTACTTTCATTAACTGTGCATGACAGAGTCAGAACACGAGTTATTACTGAAGTAATGAAAGCTTCTTTCGATGGTTTCCTTCTGGTTTTACTTGCTGGAGGTCCTGCTCGTGCTTTCTCCCTGCAAGATTATGAAACAATAGCAGAAGATTTTAAGTTCTTGACGGATTTATTTTGGTCCAATGGTGATGGACTTCCGGCTGATTTGATCCAAAAGTTTTCAACAACAGTTAAAGCCATCCTCCCTTTATTTCATACTGAAACTGACAGCCTGATTGAGCAATTCAAATACATGACTGCAGAGAGTTACGGTTCTTCTGCTAAATCCAAGCTTCCATTGCCACCAACATCCGGTCAGTGGAGTCCCACGGAACCAAACACACTCTTGCGAGTTTTGTGTTACCGGAGTGATGAGACAGCGGCTAAGTTCCTTAAGAAGACATACAACTTGCCCAAGAAACTCTAA
- the LOC107901179 gene encoding protein unc-13 homolog isoform X1: protein MSGRLRDRSSSQAKRHSHHQTTTTVAAAAAMPNFLTETLPCPFGELATNLSDSALRETAYEILVGACRSTGGKPLTYISQSERNSERTATPTLTSTASLQRSLTSTAASKVKKALGLRSSGRKKVSGESDSERVKKAVTIGEMLRVQMGISEQTDSRVRRALLRVAAAQVYQLGRRIESVVLPLEMLQQLKPSDFPNQGEYEAWQRRNLKLLEAGLLLHPLLPLDKTDAAPQRLRQIIRGALEKPLETGKNNESMQALRSIVLSLACRTFDGSASETIHWADGFPLNLRIYQMLLEACFDVNDETSVIEEVDEVLELIKKTWVVLGMNQMLHNLCFLWILFNRYVATGEVEGDLLFAANNLLMEVEKDSKSMKDPNYSKILSSTLSAILGWAEKRLLAYHNYFHSDNTELLECVVSVGVLSAKIMVEDISHEYRKKRKEFDVAHERVDTYIRSSLRTAFFQIMEKVKSSKRSSNKNQQNQLPFLSILAQDVSTLAFSEKAIFSPILKRWHPLSAGVAVATLHSCYGNELKQFVFSIGELTPDILQVLRAAEKLEKDLVQIAVENSVDSEDGGKSIIREMPPYEAESVVSNLVKSWIKTRLDRLKEWVDRNLQQEVWDPRANKERFAPSSVEVLRIVDEALEAFFLLPISIHAALLPDLTNGIDRCLQHYISKAKSGCGTRSTFVPSMPALTRCSSRSKVSGVFKKKEKFQKAQSRKSQVGTTNGNGSFGIPQLYCRINTLQHIRTELDVLAKRTIVHLRSSESHNNNIANGTGKAFELSAAACLEGIQQLCEATAYKVIFQDLSHVLWDGLYVGEVSSSRIEPFLKELEHYLEVLSLTVHDRVRTRVITEVMKASFDGFLLVLLAGGPARAFSLQDYETIAEDFKFLTDLFWSNGDGLPADLIQKFSTTVKAILPLFHTETDSLIEQFKYMTAESYGSSAKSKLPLPPTSGQWSPTEPNTLLRVLCYRSDETAAKFLKKTYNLPKKL, encoded by the exons ATGTCGGGTAGATTAAGGGATAGAAGTTCCAGCCAAGCCAAACGACACAGCCATCATCAAACGACGACCACGGTGGCGGCGGCGGCGGCAATGCCTAATTTCTTGACCGAGACGCTGCCGTGTCCTTTCGGGGAGTTGGCGACGAATTTGTCGGATTCGGCGCTCCGTGAGACGGCTTATGAGATTCTGGTTGGAGCTTGTCGGAGTACCGGTGGGAAGCCTTTGACTTACATATCGCAGTCGGAGAGGAACTCGGAAAGGACGGCAACGCCGACTCTGACGTCGACAGCGTCGTTGCAAAGGTCGTTGACATCGACGGCGGCGAGTAAGGTGAAGAAGGCTTTGGGATTGAGATCGTCTGGGAGAAAGAAAGTGAGTGGTGAGTCGGACTCGGAACGAGTCAAAAAGGCGGTTACAATTGGAGAGATGTTGAGGGTTCAGATGGGAATTTCAGAGCAAACGGATTCCAGGGTTAGAAGAGCTCTTTTGAGAGTTGCCGCTGCTCAG GTTTATCAGCTTGGAAGACGGATAGAGTCAGTAGTGTTGCCACTTGAGATGTTGCAGCAACTCAAGCCTTCGGATTTTCCGAATCAAGGAGAATATGAAGCTTGGCAAAGGAGAAATCTGAAGCTTCTTGAAGCTGGATTACTATTGCATCCTCTCTTGCCACTGGACAAGACCGACGCTGCTCCGCAGCGACTACGACAGATCATTCGTGGAGCCCTCGAGAAGCCCTTGGAGACTGGAAAAAACAATGAATCAATGCAAGCACTCCGGAGCATTGTTTTATCTCTTGCTTGTAGAACCTTTGATGGGTCTGCTTCTGAGACTATCCACTGGGCAGATGGATTCCCATTGAATCTCAGAATTTACCAAATGCTGTTAGAAGCTTGTTTTGATGTTAATGATGAAACATCGGTTATTGAAGAAGTTGATGAGGTTCTTGAACTCATAAAAAAGACTTGGGTAGTCCTTGGAATGAATCAGATGCTGCATAATCTTTGTTTCTTGTGGATATTGTTTAACCGTTATGTGGCTACTGGTGAAGTGGAAGGGGATCTATTGTTTGCTGCCAATAATCTGTTGATGGAAGTTGAAAAGGATTCAAAGTCCATGAAAGATCCCAATTACTCCAAGATATTGAGTTCTACTTTGAGTGCAATCTTAGGTTGGGCGGAGAAAAGGCTTCTTGCCTACCACAATTATTTTCATAGTGATAACACTGAGTTATTGGAATGTGTTGTTTCTGTGGGAGTTCTATCAGCAAAGATAATGGTAGAAGATATCTCGCATGAGTACCgtaaaaaaagaaaggaatttGATGTGGCTCATGAGAGAGTTGATACATACATACGATCATCACTGCGCACTGCTTTTTTTCAG ATAATGGAGAAGGTGAAGTCTAGCAAACGCTCATCTAATAAGAACCAGCAAAATCAGCTTCCTTTCCTTTCCATCCTTGCACAAGATGTCAGTACACTGGCTTTCAGTGAGAAGGCAATTTTTAGTCCAATATTAAAGAGGTGGCATCCTCTTTCGGCCGGTGTGGCTGTAGCAACTCTTCATTCCTGCTATGGGAATGAGCTGAAGCAATTTGTTTTCAGCATTGGTGAATTGACACCGGATATATTACAAGTGCTAAGAGCTGCAGAAAAATTGGAGAAAGATCTTGTGCAGATCGCGGTTGAAAACTCAGTGGACAGTGAGGATGGCGGAAAGTCAATCATAAGGGAGATGCCTCCTTACGAGGCTGAATCTGTAGTCTCCAATCTGGTGAAATCATGGATAAAGACTAGATTAGACAGACTGAAGGAATGGGTTGACAGGAATCTACAACAAGAG GTATGGGATCCGCGAGCGAATAAAGAACGATTTGCTCCCTCTTCTGTTGAAGTTTTGCGAATTGTAGATGAAGCTTTGGAAGCATTCTTTTTGTTACCAATATCTATACATGCAGCATTGCTTCCTGATTTAACCAATGGTATCGATAGATGTCTTCAACATTATATATCAAAGGCAAAGTCTGGCTGTG GGACCCGGAGTACTTTTGTTCCCTCAATGCCTGCTTTGACTCGATGTTCATCACGGTCAAAAGTTTCGGGTGTATTTAAGAAAAAGGAGAAGTTTCAAAAGGCACAGAGCAGGAAATCTCAGGTTGGGACCACAAATGGTAATGGCTCGTTCGGGATTCCCCAGCTATACTGTCGCATTAATACTCTTCAGCATATTCGAACGGAGTTGGATGTCTTGGCAAAACGGACAATTGTGCATCTTAGAAGTTCTGAATCTCATAACAACAATATTGCCAATGGGACGGGGAAAGCATTCGAACTTTCAGCTGCTGCTTGTTTGGAAGGGATACAACAACTGTGTGAGGCAACTGCATATAAGGTCATCTTCCAGGATCTAAGTCATGTCCTCTGGGATGGGCTGTATGTTGGGGAAGTTTCATCATCTAGAATTGAACCTTTTCTTAAGGAGCTCGAGCACTATTTGGAGGTACTTTCATTAACTGTGCATGACAGAGTCAGAACACGAGTTATTACTGAAGTAATGAAAGCTTCTTTCGATGGTTTCCTTCTGGTTTTACTTGCTGGAGGTCCTGCTCGTGCTTTCTCCCTGCAAGATTATGAAACAATAGCAGAAGATTTTAAGTTCTTGACGGATTTATTTTGGTCCAATGGTGATGGACTTCCGGCTGATTTGATCCAAAAGTTTTCAACAACAGTTAAAGCCATCCTCCCTTTATTTCATACTGAAACTGACAGCCTGATTGAGCAATTCAAATACATGACTGCAGAGAGTTACGGTTCTTCTGCTAAATCCAAGCTTCCATTGCCACCAACATCCGGTCAGTGGAGTCCCACGGAACCAAACACACTCTTGCGAGTTTTGTGTTACCGGAGTGATGAGACAGCGGCTAAGTTCCTTAAGAAGACATACAACTTGCCCAAGAAACTCTAA